GCATTAAGCGCCTGTTGGGCTATCGCATCGGTGATTGGCTGCTGAGAGATGTCTAGGTAGGGCGTGTAACCAGTCACAGCTAAATCAACCATGGTTCGGTAAGTCTCTTGGCTCATGGGGTGCTTTGCAATGTCTGCAAAGCCTTTGTTCCATATAACATCAAGATGATCTGATGTGCCTGCATTGATCGCTTTGGCTAATTGACCGATGCCAGAGCGCGCATCGAAACGATAGCTTTTTTGCAGCATACATAGGCAATCACTCATCGCAGACGCTTGGGGCTGGGCTTGCGAAGTCAGAGCATCAAACCCAGTTAAAGTCGCCAACAATTTAGCGTGCTGGGCGGTGTAGCCATCGCTCAAAAAGCTGCAGATATCGCCAAGCACTGCTCCAGCTTCAACCGATGCCAACTGATCTTTATCGCCAAGTAGAATTAACCTAGCATGAGCTGGCATCGCTTGGGCGAGCTTATACATCATGGGTAAATCCACCATGGAGGCTTCATCCACCACCAGCACATCAAGATGCAATGGATTGTCTTTGTTATGACGAAACTCAGCGCTACCCACCACAGAACCTAGCAAGCGATGCAATGTGCTGGCTTCGGTCGGGATAGCTTGTTTGGTCTCTGGAGCCAATGGAAGCTCGTCAATGGCGCTACCTATCGATTCGGTTAAGCGGGCAGCCGCTTTACCTGTTGGCGCCACTAGCTTTATGTCTAACTTCTCATCCGCTTGCTGGACCAATGCGGCAAGCAACTTGGTCACAGTGGTGGTTTTGCCCGTGCCCGGCCCACCTGATATCACAGTAAATCGGCGGGTCAATGCCGTCGCTGCAGCCACCTTTTGCCAGTTTAAACAAATAGATAAAGGCACCAACACATCTAGCTTAGCCAAATCCTTTACTGACTTTGCACTCATAAGCACTTGGTCGATGGTAGGCCAATCCAACCCTTGTGAATCCACCACATCGAGCAAGTCACACACCAACTGTTGTCTTGCAACTTGCGAGCGTTCTTGACCATGGGTTAACGCATTAAATAGATACTTATACTCTCGGCAAAACAGGATATCTAAATCCTGACGCAGTTTGGTTTGCTGATCACCAGTGAGTGCAATTGATTGGGCACACAGACTCAAAAAGTCAGCCAGTTCACTCTCATAACGCCAATAACGATTGAGATAAAGACTGTTGTCTCTTAGTACCAGCGGGGTCGGTTTAGAGCCATCACTGACGCACTCTGATTCTTGCAGTGCTTGCTGCCATAACGAATGGGAAAAACGTGCTTGTAGCCGTTCACCGGAATCTCCGAACAAACCAAAACGCTCGGCAACATTTAAATCATCAAGCGGTACACAGATATGCCCTTTGCCAAGCTCAAAGCTCACCAAACCTGCAAGAAACCCAACCAACTCAGGCTGCTTAGTTTCGAGTGATGCGATAAACTGACCAAACTGGAGATCCAACTGGCGTACCACGCCAACGTGGCAAAGCTCTTTTAAGGTATTAAGCATGGTTTACCTCACCATCAATCAACGTATCTAACTGCTCAATAAATGCCTGTTGAGGCTGGGTAAAGAACACCCCATGGTCACCTTGTCCGTCCATACCTCGCAAGAATAGGTAGTAAACACCGCCAAAATGGGTGTTGTAGTCATAATCTGTAATGCGCGATTTCAAGAAACGATGCAGGGCTAGCGCATAGATTTGGTACTGTAAATCATAACGGTGATCGGCCATCGAATCTTGCAATGCCTGACCGTGGTAATGCTCCACTGTGTCACCTAAAAAGTTGGATTTCCAATCCAGAACATAAAACTTACCGTTGCTCTCAAACACTAAATCAATAAAGCCCTTGAGCATGCCTTTCAATGGCATAAAACCGAGCGCTCCTGCTTGCTTGGACAGCTCATCAAACTGATGCGCTAAAGGGTTAAACTCTGCTGATGACAAGATCTTAATCGGCAACAAGAACTCCATTTCAACCAATCGT
This portion of the Vibrio sp. SCSIO 43136 genome encodes:
- the recD gene encoding exodeoxyribonuclease V subunit alpha produces the protein MLNTLKELCHVGVVRQLDLQFGQFIASLETKQPELVGFLAGLVSFELGKGHICVPLDDLNVAERFGLFGDSGERLQARFSHSLWQQALQESECVSDGSKPTPLVLRDNSLYLNRYWRYESELADFLSLCAQSIALTGDQQTKLRQDLDILFCREYKYLFNALTHGQERSQVARQQLVCDLLDVVDSQGLDWPTIDQVLMSAKSVKDLAKLDVLVPLSICLNWQKVAAATALTRRFTVISGGPGTGKTTTVTKLLAALVQQADEKLDIKLVAPTGKAAARLTESIGSAIDELPLAPETKQAIPTEASTLHRLLGSVVGSAEFRHNKDNPLHLDVLVVDEASMVDLPMMYKLAQAMPAHARLILLGDKDQLASVEAGAVLGDICSFLSDGYTAQHAKLLATLTGFDALTSQAQPQASAMSDCLCMLQKSYRFDARSGIGQLAKAINAGTSDHLDVIWNKGFADIAKHPMSQETYRTMVDLAVTGYTPYLDISQQPITDAIAQQALNAFAKCRVLCAVREGECGLSGLNAAIETQLKRKSKIPTGEEHWYHGKPVMVTRNDPALGLFNGDIGLCLLDSSDPLPRLRVYFELPDGTIKRVLPSRVPEHETAYAMTIHKSQGSEFEHAIMVLPAKPSPILTRELVYTGVTRAKKQLDLFGSDEVLRRAVRLKTQRSSGLAQQLRG